The following DNA comes from Chryseobacterium gallinarum.
CCTGTATTTTTTTAATTTCCCTTCGTGTATTCCCGGAACGTACCATTGTGGTTCTCGCTCCGGGATAGCTGCTTTTCTTCCATTTCTGGAAAGGAACATCCACAAAGCCACCAACGTTAAAATTTCGTTTAAAAAAATTCACCATTGTAATGGCTGCTTTCTGAGGAATGGTTCTTTTAAAATTCCTGTATTTTGCGCGGAGCCTGTCAAACTCCTGAGCATTATTCTGGTTACGCATTGGCTCTGATTTCTATATCGACGATCATTTCATTAAATATCTGTTCCAGTATTTTCCTGATCTCCTGCGGGTTTTCTTTGATGTTGGTAGTCTTAATGGTCAATTCCTTAACAAAAGACTGAATATTGAAAATCATTTTTTTACCGTCCCCGCCGGTTCCGGTTCCAGACAATAAATTTTTGGCTTTGTCCTTTTTGCCTTTCGCACTTCCTCCAGTCTGTGGATCCAAAGCTGCGGCAGGTTTTCCACCCGGTGGAACCAAGCCTGCAGACGGCGGAACACCAGCGGCCGTAGTTATTTTATTTTGGGTGGTGATCTTAACGGCTTTTTTAACCGGTTTTTCCAGTTCTTTGTTCCATCCGTCATAAGCTCCTTTTACTACGTTGGGGATTAATTTTGCTGTATCTTTTACGGCACCGAAACCCTTTGATAATGCTGACTTTATTTTATCCGTATCAAGGGTAAAAATGCCCACGAGCAAATCGCCCACTCCGCCTAAAATATTGACCGCAATATCTTTAATGCTTTTAAATACGGAATGAACCACCCCGACAAGAGCATTTAATAACCGTTGTACCCAGACCGTTTTTTTACCCCATTCATATATCGCATTGATAACACCGAGAATCGCGTCTACGGCTTTAAAAACAACGCCGATCACAACGCCCAATATTTCTCCTACGTAGCTAATTGCCGGAGCGATTAATTCCCATACCCATGTTAAAACACCCATGATATTGGAAAGGAACTGAGCAACGTTCCCGGATTCATACATTGCCATTATATTATCCATTAAGGCAATACGAACATAATTAAGAGCCGTTTCCACGCCACCAAGTATTTTTCCGATCAGTTCAAAAAGAGGGGTTAAAAATCTAATAACCCCGGCAATACCTTCCATTGCCATTTTGGCAAAGTTGGTATCCCCTGAAAGCCGTACAAAATCACTATTCCTGATTGCATCAATCACCGGCTGAAAAGCTTCCGCCACACCTGAAAGTGCATTTTTAACCGGCTCGGTATAATTCATCATATCAGCCAGGAATCCGAACAGGTAATTTCCGGCATCCAATACTCCTATAATCAGCGGGCGGAATGTTTCTCCGGTTTTCAGTTTAAACTGTGTTAACGCATTTTCCTGCCTGTTGATAGCTGATTGCATCGAGTTCATT
Coding sequences within:
- a CDS encoding tape measure protein, coding for MNGLQYALDLIDRSFSNGISRARNETRGLDNAVNTTNSGIGRLKNTGQSTFSSLAQYAKTAGIAILAALSVGAVINFGKEITGITSKFEGMENAIVFASGQEGAKNMAFLDTTIKDLNLNMESSYKGFQTLTGSLKGTALEGQATRDIFEAVGIAASVMNLSAEQSEGAFLALSQMASKGKVSAEELRGQLGERIPGALGIAARAMGMTQAQFNEMLDSGKIMAEDFLPKFSKELKNTFEGGLPAAMNSMQSAINRQENALTQFKLKTGETFRPLIIGVLDAGNYLFGFLADMMNYTEPVKNALSGVAEAFQPVIDAIRNSDFVRLSGDTNFAKMAMEGIAGVIRFLTPLFELIGKILGGVETALNYVRIALMDNIMAMYESGNVAQFLSNIMGVLTWVWELIAPAISYVGEILGVVIGVVFKAVDAILGVINAIYEWGKKTVWVQRLLNALVGVVHSVFKSIKDIAVNILGGVGDLLVGIFTLDTDKIKSALSKGFGAVKDTAKLIPNVVKGAYDGWNKELEKPVKKAVKITTQNKITTAAGVPPSAGLVPPGGKPAAALDPQTGGSAKGKKDKAKNLLSGTGTGGDGKKMIFNIQSFVKELTIKTTNIKENPQEIRKILEQIFNEMIVDIEIRANA